The Methanocellales archaeon genomic sequence TAAAGGCGCCAGGAAAATCGTACCTGAGAAACATCCGGAGACCATTGCCTCTGCCATAAGAATCGGCGATCCGGTGAACGCGCCGAAAGCGCTTCGTGCGATATACAATTCGGGTGGTATAGCCGAAAAGGTATCAGACGACGAAATCATCGAGGCGCAAAAAAGTCTCGCCCGCCTTGAGGGCATCGGTGTGGAGCCTGCCAGCGCAGCATCCATCGCAGGTCTCAAAAAATTGAGGGGGGAAGGTGTGATCCAGCCGGACGAGCGCGTTGTTTGCGTCACCACGGGGCATCTATTGAAGGATCCCGAAGAGGTGATAGGCGTTTGTGGCAAGCCAATGGTGGTCGAGGCAGACATAGAGGCGCTACGCGCCGTTATCTCTGATGAAGGCTCTAAGTATTTGGGTGCGGTTTTGCAGAGCGTTCGATAGCTATTTAGAAGTTTGCAATTCACCGTTTAAGAATGGCCAATTTGCCATAGGGGCCTTTCCAAGTATCAGCTATTTTTATAAAGTCGCCATATCCGTTTTCTCTGATGAATTCGATCGATTGCCTGTATTTCTTATATTTGTATCCTTTTTTGTTATACAAACCTTGGATCATCCCGCAGGAGGCATAATCAGGGCAATCGGCGCAGGTTTCCAATTTTCTTTCCCTGAAGTAGCACACCTTCATCTTGCATTTGGCCTTATCAAGGTCCCTTTCTCCGCTTTCATACCCCGACTTGCACCCGCGACAGCTTCCATCTGTCAATGCAGGACAAGTTTTACAGTATGCGCCGCAACACCCGATCTCTCTTATGGACATGAATAGCACACCTTATTTTGCGACTATCTATATAGCGCCCTATGTATAGAAGTTCGTGAGAAAGCTGTATCCTTTCGTCATAAGCTGTGGATAAGTAAGCGCAAACATCGGAGAATAGCAATTTGGGTGAGCACTGAGGATGAGGGAGCGCAGCGACCGAAGAGTTGCCACCCTAAGAACCCCACATTCAAATTAATAGTAAAAATAGCGATATTGGCATCTTCACATAATTTCTATATGTTCCAAAGTCATCCCGCGTAATCAAAACCCCTTTATTAAATGATTTGAAAGCGAAGAAATCAGAATTTACAATATCAGCTTGATATTTTACCTCAAAAGGATAAAACTTCTCATCGAATAGAAGAACGAAATCCACTTCTTTTTTATTTTTATCTTCATAATAACATATGTTGTCCTTTGGATCAAAGAGATCTCTTGGATTCAACCAAAACGATAATCGACAAAGATGATTGTAAACTACGCTCTCTATTAATTTACTTTTTATTTCTAAGTTCAATATGTTTGCTTTAGCGTTTGTAAAGTAATCCTTTTTATTATTTGCCCACCCGTGAAGTGCGTGGAAGATAAAAGGGTCTTGAATGTATAATTTTTTCATAAATGTGTGTATCCTTCTATCATGTATTGAACATCGATAGGAAATATTTGCAATATAAAGCTCTTCTAAAGCAGTTATGTAATCTTGAACAGTGTTATGAGATTTTACTTCCGTACTTTTTGTAAAACTATTCCAGCTGATAGGATTTGAAAGAGAATTGAAGATATCTCTAACAATCTGTTTAAAATAATGTTCTTTATAACCATACCTATTCAAATCCCCAATAATTGCAGTTAGATAAACATTAAATAAACGAGTAGAGATTTTGTCAGTTGATTTTAGCTCATTTATCACAGCAGGAATTCCGCCTGTGAGAAGGTA encodes the following:
- a CDS encoding ATP-binding protein; protein product: MAVFDISQLSDQNPWWVDKNKILQDYQISSLSKLQFQWDPKIRHYVNLDKDVVYTIRGPRQVGKTTLIKIIIKDLLINKKVKPENIFFWSCERNNSEELNKILQTYFDWGLSSPNDRTYIFLDEICAVKEWPKEIIHFANKGSFKNCSIILTGSHSMDIKHSTELMPGRRGGDENDPLDKILLPMKFSEFATLVWPEFKEKMFDLNIVKIIDRKNRIFELFDGKINQDLTNLAVYKKQLDSLFEVYLLTGGIPAVINELKSTDKISTRLFNVYLTAIIGDLNRYGYKEHYFKQIVRDIFNSLSNPISWNSFTKSTEVKSHNTVQDYITALEELYIANISYRCSIHDRRIHTFMKKLYIQDPFIFHALHGWANNKKDYFTNAKANILNLEIKSKLIESVVYNHLCRLSFWLNPRDLFDPKDNICYYEDKNKKEVDFVLLFDEKFYPFEVKYQADIVNSDFFAFKSFNKGVLITRDDFGTYRNYVKMPISLFLLLI
- a CDS encoding pyridoxal-phosphate dependent enzyme, which encodes RGRSSQGSRYRGAPLTIGIETLLKQCPRTKRSNVMDKGCDSEFKRFGIIDEIPRMTGIQAEGARPIVDAFSKGARKIVPEKHPETIASAIRIGDPVNAPKALRAIYNSGGIAEKVSDDEIIEAQKSLARLEGIGVEPASAASIAGLKKLRGEGVIQPDERVVCVTTGHLLKDPEEVIGVCGKPMVVEADIEALRAVISDEGSKYLGAVLQSVR